A region from the Planctomycetaceae bacterium genome encodes:
- a CDS encoding NifU family protein has translation MCENCGCHGGKSIKDQVIEVIDGIRPMLQNDGGDIEFVELTEDNTVKVRLQGACKGCPGAAMTLKMGVERLLKQRVPEVKEVVAVK, from the coding sequence ATGTGTGAAAATTGCGGATGCCACGGCGGTAAGTCCATAAAAGACCAGGTGATAGAAGTAATCGACGGTATCAGGCCGATGCTTCAAAACGACGGCGGCGATATCGAATTCGTCGAACTTACCGAAGACAATACCGTAAAAGTCCGCCTTCAGGGCGCCTGCAAAGGCTGTCCGGGTGCGGCTATGACTCTGAAAATGGGCGTTGAACGGCTGCTCAAGCAGAGAGTTCCCGAAGTCAAGGAAGTCGTAGCTGTTAAATAA
- a CDS encoding glycosyltransferase family 2 protein — MLKISYENLKTVIVMPAYNAAATLEATLNDIPPEFRKDIILVDDCSKDNTVELAQKLGLTVIKHEKNTGYGGNQKTCYKAALERGADIIVMLHPDYQYDGRLIPFFVGYLTTGVADVMLGSRIRTRKETLESGMPLYKYLCNRMLTITENLILGQNLGDFHSGFRIYKRAVLEKIPYERNSDDFVFDSQFLAQSAYFNFKISDAPVPCRYFQEASSINLPRSIRYGMLTLYTMLQYILQKFGLVKFDIFKSK, encoded by the coding sequence TTGTTAAAAATAAGTTACGAAAATTTAAAGACTGTAATCGTAATGCCCGCCTACAACGCGGCCGCGACTCTCGAAGCGACGCTCAACGACATTCCGCCGGAGTTCCGCAAGGATATAATCCTCGTTGACGATTGCAGTAAAGACAACACCGTCGAGCTGGCCCAAAAGCTCGGCCTTACGGTCATAAAACACGAAAAGAACACAGGTTACGGCGGAAACCAGAAGACCTGCTACAAAGCCGCTCTGGAGCGCGGCGCGGACATTATTGTAATGCTGCATCCTGACTATCAGTATGATGGCCGATTGATTCCGTTTTTCGTTGGCTATCTGACCACCGGCGTTGCGGATGTAATGCTCGGCAGCAGAATCCGAACACGAAAAGAAACGCTCGAATCGGGTATGCCGTTATATAAGTACCTGTGCAATAGAATGTTAACTATTACGGAAAACCTGATTCTCGGCCAGAATCTCGGCGATTTTCACAGCGGGTTCAGGATTTACAAACGAGCGGTTCTCGAGAAGATTCCTTACGAACGAAATTCAGACGATTTCGTTTTCGATTCACAATTTCTTGCCCAGTCTGCATATTTTAACTTTAAAATTTCCGACGCTCCCGTGCCCTGCCGATATTTTCAGGAGGCGTCCAGCATAAATCTGCCGCGGAGCATAAGATATGGCATGCTAACACTTTATACAATGCTGCAATATATTTTGCAAAAGTTCGGGCTCGTAAAGTTCGATATATTCAAGTCGAAATAG
- the ligA gene encoding NAD-dependent DNA ligase LigA — MKSEIVQKIESLREQIRKHDYLYYSENNPQISDNEYDKLFAELKKLEQQHLELITSDSPTQRVGGQPIDGFKQVTHAKPMLSIDNTYSEEELRAFDKRVAKLLETDKYSYVVELKIDGLAMSLRYENGILVLGATRGDGSKGDDVTHNIKTIKSIPLKLHDTPPAVLEVRGEVYMPKKAFAKLNEEKEKNGEPLFANPRNAAAGSLKQLDPKITAKRNLSFFAYSLGETNEPIAQTHYDSLQKLKEFGFPVNENTTKAKDIEEVIKFCEKFEKQRFTLDYQIDGLVIKVDQLGHHETLGTTGRAPRWCMSYKYAPEQAKTTVLSIEVQVGKTGILTPVANFEPVQLAGTTVKRASLHNFDEIERLDIRQGDTVIVEKAGEIIPQVVEVKKEHRSAKTKPFHPPTECPVCGANVKKDDNGVYIRCVSSSCPAQLKEKLRYFAGRDQMDIENLGPALIEQLVDKGQVKDFSDLYKLDIFTMLSLDRMAQKSAENVLDGIEKSKSQTLARLLAALGILHVGQQNAEILAQHFGAIDNLKNATEEELTNIDQIGPVLAKSIYEYFHDDRNLKIIDKLIAAGVNTIQKKTQQSNKLESKTFVVTGTLEKYGRSEIERLIKENGGKVSSSVSKKTSYVLAGTEAGSKLDKANELGVNIINEKEFIQMIGKE; from the coding sequence ATGAAATCTGAAATTGTACAAAAAATTGAATCGCTGCGGGAGCAAATCAGAAAGCACGATTATCTCTATTATTCCGAGAACAATCCGCAAATCTCCGACAATGAATATGATAAACTTTTTGCCGAACTGAAAAAACTCGAACAACAGCATCTCGAATTAATCACATCCGATTCGCCAACGCAGCGCGTCGGCGGTCAGCCCATCGACGGCTTTAAACAGGTAACACACGCAAAACCAATGCTAAGCATCGATAACACATACAGCGAAGAAGAACTGCGGGCGTTCGACAAGCGTGTCGCGAAATTACTCGAAACAGATAAATACAGTTACGTCGTAGAATTGAAAATCGACGGCCTTGCTATGAGTCTTCGATATGAAAACGGAATTTTAGTTCTGGGCGCAACGCGCGGCGACGGCAGCAAAGGCGACGACGTTACGCACAACATCAAAACCATAAAATCAATCCCGCTCAAACTTCACGATACTCCGCCGGCAGTGCTGGAAGTTCGCGGCGAAGTTTATATGCCGAAAAAAGCATTCGCCAAACTCAACGAAGAAAAAGAAAAGAACGGTGAGCCTTTATTTGCCAATCCACGAAATGCCGCGGCAGGTTCGCTCAAACAACTTGACCCAAAAATTACAGCGAAAAGAAATTTATCGTTCTTCGCATACTCGCTGGGCGAAACAAACGAGCCAATCGCCCAAACACATTATGACAGTTTACAGAAATTAAAAGAATTCGGTTTTCCGGTAAATGAAAATACTACAAAAGCAAAAGACATCGAGGAAGTCATAAAGTTCTGTGAAAAATTTGAAAAGCAAAGATTCACACTCGATTATCAAATTGATGGATTAGTAATAAAAGTTGACCAGCTCGGCCATCACGAAACGCTCGGCACAACCGGCAGAGCGCCGCGATGGTGTATGTCGTATAAATATGCACCGGAACAGGCGAAAACAACTGTGCTGTCGATTGAAGTGCAGGTCGGCAAGACGGGCATATTAACGCCGGTGGCGAATTTCGAGCCTGTGCAACTTGCGGGAACAACAGTCAAACGCGCAAGTCTGCATAACTTCGATGAAATTGAAAGACTTGATATTCGTCAAGGCGATACGGTCATTGTCGAAAAGGCGGGCGAAATTATTCCGCAGGTTGTCGAGGTAAAAAAAGAACACAGGTCTGCGAAAACAAAACCGTTTCATCCGCCGACTGAATGTCCGGTCTGCGGCGCGAACGTCAAGAAAGACGATAACGGCGTTTATATTCGATGCGTAAGTTCAAGCTGCCCTGCTCAACTGAAAGAAAAACTTCGCTACTTCGCAGGCCGAGACCAAATGGATATTGAAAATTTAGGCCCCGCTCTTATCGAACAGCTTGTCGATAAAGGACAGGTAAAAGATTTTTCAGATTTGTACAAGCTGGATATCTTCACAATGCTTTCGTTAGACAGGATGGCACAGAAAAGCGCAGAGAATGTTCTGGACGGTATCGAGAAAAGCAAATCGCAAACACTGGCAAGACTTTTAGCCGCTTTGGGGATACTGCACGTCGGTCAGCAGAACGCTGAAATTCTCGCGCAGCATTTCGGCGCTATTGATAATTTGAAAAATGCAACCGAAGAAGAATTGACGAACATCGACCAAATTGGGCCGGTACTTGCGAAGAGTATTTATGAATATTTCCACGACGACCGAAATTTAAAAATAATTGATAAATTAATCGCGGCAGGCGTAAACACAATTCAAAAGAAAACACAGCAGAGCAATAAACTCGAAAGCAAAACTTTTGTTGTTACCGGCACGCTGGAAAAATATGGCCGTTCAGAAATCGAGCGATTGATAAAAGAAAACGGCGGCAAAGTTAGTTCAAGCGTCAGCAAAAAAACCAGTTATGTGCTCGCAGGCACCGAGGCAGGAAGCAAACTCGATAAAGCAAATGAGTTGGGCGTAAATATCATCAATGAAAAAGAATTCATTCAGATGATAGGTAAAGAATAA
- a CDS encoding helix-turn-helix domain-containing protein: MAGKFYTLDQAVEKLAKSKEEITNLVKEGKLREFRDGNKPFYKIEDVDAIASSSKGGPVNLHDSLEISIDESGEVSLAPEELDVLMGTGDKKLETNFQLDETGELLGDEKLDETPLAGTKSSGSEVLLSPAETAGPSSATGSGISLDGSQGPDTSSGDTKIAAGGETINVLSDSDTGYKISDDASGDTKVFDKQPKPLDQKGSFDDGSIARLDEDINLEGAGSGSGLLDLSLQADDTSLGAVLDDIYPENAGAQAGGIDQTPPLPSMMEEAPAAEDDKMFQASPQEQDIVDVPDDIPQQPSAVPVGAAIAYEAPADTTSNVFGALLFIPFIVLVYSAIVVIAGFKPVNLPVVSAVGPIIWYVAAGLAGATIIGVLVASVSGAPKKPKAPKAPKAPKAPKAPKPPKEKKAKK, encoded by the coding sequence ATGGCTGGAAAATTCTACACATTAGACCAGGCTGTTGAAAAGCTCGCTAAGAGCAAAGAAGAGATTACAAACCTTGTCAAAGAAGGCAAGCTTCGTGAATTTCGCGACGGCAACAAACCTTTCTACAAAATCGAGGACGTTGACGCGATTGCATCTTCCAGCAAAGGCGGCCCGGTAAACTTGCACGATTCTTTAGAAATTTCCATTGATGAATCCGGCGAAGTCTCGCTGGCTCCCGAAGAACTCGACGTTCTGATGGGAACAGGCGATAAAAAACTTGAAACAAATTTCCAACTCGACGAAACCGGCGAACTGCTCGGCGATGAAAAACTCGACGAAACGCCGCTTGCGGGCACAAAGAGCAGCGGCAGTGAAGTACTGCTTTCACCGGCAGAAACGGCAGGCCCTTCAAGCGCAACAGGCAGCGGCATCTCTTTAGACGGTTCACAGGGGCCGGATACATCCAGCGGCGATACGAAAATCGCAGCCGGCGGCGAAACAATCAATGTATTGAGCGATTCTGATACAGGCTACAAAATTTCAGACGATGCCAGCGGCGATACAAAAGTTTTTGACAAGCAGCCGAAACCGCTCGACCAGAAAGGCTCGTTCGACGACGGCAGTATCGCAAGACTCGACGAAGATATCAACCTCGAAGGCGCAGGCAGCGGTTCGGGATTGTTAGACCTTTCTCTGCAGGCAGACGATACTTCGCTTGGCGCAGTGCTCGACGATATTTATCCTGAAAACGCAGGAGCACAGGCGGGAGGCATCGATCAGACTCCTCCATTGCCGTCAATGATGGAAGAAGCACCGGCAGCCGAAGATGACAAAATGTTCCAGGCTTCTCCGCAAGAGCAGGATATCGTTGATGTTCCAGATGATATTCCACAGCAGCCATCGGCTGTACCTGTCGGAGCAGCAATAGCTTATGAAGCACCGGCTGACACGACAAGCAATGTGTTCGGAGCGTTACTCTTCATTCCGTTCATCGTGTTAGTGTATAGCGCAATTGTAGTTATCGCAGGTTTTAAACCTGTAAATCTGCCTGTAGTATCGGCAGTTGGTCCTATAATATGGTATGTTGCGGCAGGTCTGGCAGGCGCTACGATTATCGGCGTTCTGGTGGCATCTGTTTCCGGCGCACCTAAGAAGCCAAAAGCTCCAAAGGCACCGAAAGCTCCGAAAGCACCAAAGGCTCCAAAACCGCCAAAAGAAAAGAAAGCTAAAAAATAA
- a CDS encoding OmpA family protein: MQLKNITCLVAVSLTLALLGSGCVNQREVDDLKVRNRNQQLRIDELESQLNVAKLKMAQLEKQLADCQAGLDTDLDALNKKIAALEADIAQKEALIKQMQGQLGGSILPPELASELQKFAAENPDMVTFDEATGMVKFKSDLLFEKGSDVVAPNGVEMLKKLCVIINSHAAEGFDVTIIGHTDDMPIKKSETMSAHPTNWHLSVHRAISVEKVMESSSVNPKRMGVKGYGEYRPLEANEAGNKGNPKNRRVELYLVPAGSTK, encoded by the coding sequence ATGCAGCTCAAAAATATCACATGTCTCGTAGCAGTCTCATTAACTCTCGCGCTGTTAGGCAGCGGCTGTGTTAATCAGCGTGAAGTTGACGATTTAAAAGTACGTAACCGCAATCAGCAGCTTCGTATCGACGAACTTGAAAGTCAGCTCAACGTCGCTAAATTAAAAATGGCACAATTAGAAAAACAACTTGCCGACTGTCAGGCAGGTTTGGATACAGACCTCGATGCACTGAACAAGAAAATCGCGGCGCTCGAAGCTGACATCGCACAGAAAGAAGCATTGATTAAACAGATGCAGGGTCAACTCGGCGGCTCGATACTTCCGCCTGAACTGGCAAGCGAGCTGCAAAAATTCGCGGCTGAAAATCCGGATATGGTTACCTTCGACGAAGCGACCGGAATGGTTAAGTTCAAAAGCGATTTGCTGTTTGAAAAAGGCAGCGATGTTGTAGCGCCGAACGGCGTTGAAATGCTGAAAAAACTCTGCGTGATTATCAATTCGCACGCCGCTGAAGGCTTCGATGTTACAATCATCGGCCACACTGATGATATGCCGATTAAGAAGTCGGAAACAATGAGCGCACACCCGACAAACTGGCATCTTTCAGTTCACAGAGCGATTTCCGTTGAGAAAGTTATGGAATCAAGCAGCGTTAATCCGAAACGTATGGGCGTAAAAGGCTACGGCGAATACAGACCGCTTGAAGCTAATGAAGCCGGCAATAAAGGCAATCCAAAGAACAGACGTGTTGAACTGTACTTGGTTCCGGCAGGCAGCACCAAATAA
- the ribD gene encoding bifunctional diaminohydroxyphosphoribosylaminopyrimidine deaminase/5-amino-6-(5-phosphoribosylamino)uracil reductase RibD: MTTNIKFMKIALLLAQKGEGNVEPNPMVGAVIVKNGKIIGAGFHEKFGGPHAEINALKNCKVSPKGATLYVTLEPCCHFGKTPPCTDAVIKAGIKKVVAAVGDPTKKVAGKGFKILKKAGIEVVCGVCEKQAKELNAPFFKFARTKKPYVIVKWAQSKDGFLARNDSKRWISNAVSRKDVQKIRRRVQAVLVGINTVLEDNPMLTVRPDNGRQPLRIVLGKESKLPQNCNLIKTAKKWPVYVFNGRNLNDVLTRLGKMNVQQLLVEGGAKVITSFLKEKLADEIVIYTSNETLGKNGEVKASAIMQKIYKQLKNCKDKKRFGNNVRLKKCTDIVI, translated from the coding sequence ATGACGACAAATATCAAATTCATGAAAATCGCTTTGCTGCTCGCTCAAAAAGGTGAGGGCAATGTTGAGCCGAATCCGATGGTTGGTGCTGTCATTGTCAAAAATGGCAAAATCATCGGCGCTGGATTCCACGAAAAATTCGGCGGGCCGCACGCGGAAATCAACGCATTGAAAAACTGCAAAGTTTCGCCAAAAGGTGCGACACTGTATGTAACGCTTGAACCCTGTTGTCATTTTGGGAAAACGCCGCCCTGCACAGATGCGGTTATCAAAGCAGGTATCAAAAAAGTCGTTGCGGCTGTCGGCGACCCGACAAAAAAAGTCGCAGGCAAAGGTTTTAAGATTCTCAAGAAAGCGGGCATTGAAGTTGTCTGCGGAGTTTGTGAAAAACAAGCCAAAGAATTAAACGCACCATTTTTCAAATTCGCCAGGACAAAAAAACCTTATGTAATCGTCAAATGGGCACAGAGCAAAGATGGTTTTCTCGCACGAAACGACAGCAAACGATGGATAAGCAACGCCGTGAGCAGAAAAGACGTTCAAAAAATCCGCAGGCGAGTACAGGCAGTGCTTGTCGGCATAAATACCGTTCTCGAAGATAACCCAATGCTTACAGTCAGGCCGGACAATGGCAGGCAGCCTTTAAGAATAGTTCTCGGCAAAGAATCCAAACTGCCGCAAAACTGTAATTTAATAAAGACCGCAAAAAAATGGCCTGTTTATGTTTTCAACGGCAGAAATTTAAACGATGTTCTGACCAGACTCGGCAAAATGAATGTTCAGCAACTGCTTGTCGAAGGCGGAGCAAAAGTTATAACATCTTTCTTAAAAGAAAAACTGGCCGATGAAATTGTGATTTACACTTCAAACGAAACGCTTGGCAAAAACGGCGAAGTAAAAGCATCAGCGATTATGCAAAAAATCTACAAACAGTTAAAAAACTGTAAAGATAAAAAACGTTTTGGGAATAATGTACGTTTAAAGAAATGCACAGATATAGTAATATAA